One Paraglaciecola mesophila genomic region harbors:
- the coxB gene encoding cytochrome c oxidase subunit II has translation MHFWTELSNKATFVAVVFTLKLPLSYAQSQSAIQPATEQARGISYIWWSMFWVAVVVFVAVMLLLAWGLWRGKSKKPTQLSYLASRNLVIVAGIAVPLVTVICLVGGSLMLGRSLSASPPDNALEVRITGWMWWWQIEYLDENSNTIATTANELHVPINRPIQIYLESGDVIHSFWVPQLHGKTDLIPGRTNSSWFEVDASGTFRGQCAEFCGLQHALMGFLVVSEPQAEFDVWFANQQAPAQPAENNGVLAGQRVFFEAGCHQCHTIRGTDAAGTAGPDLTHLASRQSIASVTRRNSRAHLGGWVADPNGIKPGAKMPMSQLDAKELSDLLDYLQSLH, from the coding sequence ATGCATTTTTGGACTGAATTGAGTAATAAAGCCACCTTTGTAGCCGTTGTATTCACGCTAAAGTTACCTTTATCGTATGCACAAAGCCAGTCAGCCATTCAACCCGCCACTGAGCAAGCTCGCGGGATAAGCTACATATGGTGGAGTATGTTTTGGGTCGCTGTGGTGGTGTTCGTGGCCGTTATGCTTCTATTGGCGTGGGGCTTATGGCGCGGGAAATCTAAAAAGCCGACACAACTAAGTTACCTTGCGAGCCGTAATTTAGTCATAGTCGCAGGTATCGCGGTTCCGCTAGTAACCGTTATATGTTTGGTGGGCGGTAGCTTAATGCTAGGCCGTTCATTATCCGCAAGCCCACCTGATAACGCACTTGAAGTACGCATCACCGGTTGGATGTGGTGGTGGCAAATCGAATATCTAGATGAAAACTCCAATACTATTGCTACCACAGCCAACGAATTACACGTACCGATAAATCGTCCTATCCAGATTTATTTAGAAAGTGGTGATGTCATTCATAGTTTCTGGGTGCCTCAATTACACGGTAAAACAGATCTGATCCCAGGGCGCACTAATTCTAGTTGGTTTGAGGTCGACGCTTCAGGCACTTTTCGCGGGCAATGTGCAGAATTTTGTGGACTGCAACATGCGCTTATGGGGTTTCTGGTGGTTTCTGAGCCTCAAGCTGAATTTGATGTTTGGTTTGCGAATCAGCAAGCGCCAGCACAACCGGCAGAAAATAATGGAGTACTCGCGGGCCAGCGCGTCTTTTTTGAAGCGGGATGTCACCAATGTCATACCATTCGGGGTACTGATGCGGCTGGAACGGCTGGCCCAGATTTAACTCATCTGGCTTCAAGGCAATCAATCGCATCTGTTACCAGAAGAAATAGTCGAGCACATTTAGGCGGTTGGGTTGCTGATCCAAATGGCATAAAACCGGGCGCAAAAATGCCAATGTCTCAATTGGATGCCAAGGAGTTATCTGATTTGCTTGACTATTTACAAAGTCTGCATTGA
- a CDS encoding transposase yields the protein MPQSRKSQISLIDTPYYHCVSRCVRQSYLCGTNQLTGQSYEHRRNWVEERLLFLSTVFAIDICAYAVMSNHTHVVLCVDKELADNWDTESVLRRYHILHKGTLLTQKFINGDTLTQGELITLDDTVEIYRKRLYDISWFMRDLNEYIAREANKEDDCTGRFWEGRFKSQALLDESAVLACMAYVDLNPIRAKIAKTPETATHTSIKKRIHSAKYHQAQPSTLMPFAGNLKENMPKGIAYSLKDYCELIDTTGRCIRDDKAGYIDNTQSPILERLGLDSAQWLALTTEFEKHFCYAAGGEQMMNAFKRHTHHQRIRGMGKAKALLKRA from the coding sequence ATGCCTCAGTCACGAAAAAGCCAAATCAGTTTAATCGATACGCCTTATTATCACTGTGTGTCCCGATGTGTTCGCCAGTCTTATCTGTGTGGCACAAACCAACTTACTGGGCAGAGCTACGAGCACCGGCGCAACTGGGTGGAGGAGCGTTTACTGTTTTTATCGACCGTGTTCGCGATTGATATTTGTGCTTACGCAGTCATGAGTAATCATACTCATGTGGTGCTTTGTGTGGATAAGGAGTTGGCTGATAACTGGGATACCGAATCGGTACTAAGGCGTTATCACATACTTCATAAAGGTACGTTACTCACTCAGAAATTTATAAACGGCGATACCTTAACCCAAGGGGAGCTCATCACCCTTGATGACACTGTTGAAATCTACAGAAAACGCTTATATGACATCAGTTGGTTTATGCGTGACTTAAATGAATATATTGCCCGTGAAGCGAATAAAGAAGATGACTGTACGGGTCGTTTTTGGGAAGGACGATTTAAATCACAAGCTCTACTAGATGAAAGCGCCGTGCTAGCTTGTATGGCCTATGTGGATTTAAATCCCATTAGAGCAAAAATAGCCAAAACACCTGAAACAGCAACACACACCAGTATTAAAAAACGTATTCACTCTGCTAAATATCATCAAGCTCAACCGAGTACGCTAATGCCCTTTGCGGGAAACCTGAAAGAAAACATGCCAAAAGGTATTGCGTATTCACTCAAAGACTATTGTGAGCTTATTGATACCACAGGTCGTTGTATTCGTGATGATAAGGCAGGTTATATAGATAACACTCAAAGCCCTATTCTAGAAAGACTAGGACTAGATAGCGCTCAGTGGTTAGCCTTAACCACTGAGTTTGAAAAACACTTCTGCTACGCCGCTGGGGGCGAGCAAATGATGAATGCCTTTAAGCGCCATACCCACCATCAACGAATACGTGGAATGGGCAAAGCAAAAGCGCTGCTAAAGCGCGCTTAA